The Apium graveolens cultivar Ventura chromosome 6, ASM990537v1, whole genome shotgun sequence genome contains a region encoding:
- the LOC141664854 gene encoding glucan endo-1,3-beta-glucosidase 8-like — translation MATNKGTPLYPGYIECYLLSLMDENLKSVALGPFERHWGIFRYDGQPKYSLDFTGNGNDKMPAKNVQYLEQQWCVLDTDKVKNPKDAESNVQYACTMGDYTSLKDGGSCSNLDEAHKASYTFNNYFQIQNEDVEACDFKGTSKIVKHNASTGGCLF, via the coding sequence ATGGCAACTAACAAAGGAACTCCTCTCTATCCTGGCTATATTGAGTGCTACCTTTTAAGTCTAATGGATGAAAATCTAAAAAGTGTAGCCCTGGGCCCATTTGAGCGCCATTGGGGGATTTTTAGATACGACGGACAACCAAAGTACTCACTAGACTTTACAGGAAACGGGAACGATAAAATGCCAGCAAAGAATGTGCAGTATCTTGAGCAGCAATGGTGTGTGTTGGACACCGACAAAGTCAAGAATCCTAAGGATGCAGAATCCAATGTACAATATGCATGTACAATGGGTGATTATACCAGCTTGAAGGATGGAGGATCATGCAGCAATTTGGATGAAGCGCATAAGGCATCGTATACATTTAACAATTATTTTCAgattcaaaatgaagatgtggAAGCTTGTGACTTCAAGGGCACATCAAAGATAGTGAAGCATAATGCATCTACCGGTGGTTGTCTTTTCTAA